In the Natrinema sp. CBA1119 genome, GCTCGCGCGACCGTACTCGAGGCCGGAGACGAGCAGATGGACTCCGTCGGCGGTCACGAGCGTCTGAAAGGGATCCGGTGCCGTGAAACCGGAGACGTACCGCTGGTCGGAATCCGAAGCGTCGTCATCGATCAGATAGCCGTCCAACTCTTCGGCCTCGAGAAAATCCCGAAGCGGGGAGAGATCGACGTCGAGGTTCATAGACGGATGTGTGTCAGCGCCGTACATAATCCCGAGGATCCCGGCCGTCGGGTCGAGGATCGGCTCGAACCCACAAACTTATCATTAGCGGTGGTAATTCCCGGGTATGAACCGTCGTCGGCTCCTCGCGACGAGTGCCGCTGTCGCACTCGCCGGCTGTCTCAGTGATTCCGACGACGACGAGCCGCCGACGGGCGCGGGTCTCGTCCGAGACGCAATCGAGACGCGCCGCCACATGCGGTCCCTCGAGGCCCGGCGAACCGTGTCGGTCGACGCCCCGGACGAGACCGTCGAACGGGTCGAGCGCATCGCTCGACGACCGCCGGCCAAACAGCGGATCGAAGTGCTCGAGTCGACCGATCCGGACGTTCCGGTCGGTTCGGTCACCGTGACGAACCGAGCGACGACGTGGGAGTACAACCCGTCATCGGCGGTGGTGGACAAACAGTTCCATCCGAACAAGGTCGACACCGACAAGACGCGCCTCGTTCTCGAGAACCTCCTCGAGGAGTACCGCCTCGGCTACGAGGGGACGGAGACCGTCGACGGCCGCACTGCACACGTCGTCGAGACGAAACCGCCGGTCGACGACATCGGACCGAAGGTCGAGCTCGTCGTCGGAGACACGACGTACGTCATGCCGGTGAACATCATCCGAGACCTCGAGAAACTCGAGGTGGTCCGGACCGTATGGATCGACGACGAGTATCGGTATCCGATCAGGGAACGGAACACGATGCGTGAGGACGGCGAAACGCGCCACGACCTGACCGTCACGTACGAGGATCTTTCGGTCGACGAGGGGCTCGCACCGGGGACGTTCACGTACGAACCACCGAACGGAGTGACCGTCGTTACCGATGGCCGCGAGCCCGAAGGTGTCTTCGAGCGTCGAGGGGCTGCCGAAGCGCACCTCCCGTACGAGCTTCCGGAACCGGACGTGCCGGACGCGTACGCGCTCGATCGGATCACCGTTATCGATCGAGAAGACGAGTACGGTGGGACCACCGCGATGCTGTGGTACAACGATCCGAACGTGGTCGCACGCGAACTCTACGTGGCCGTCCGAGAGTTCCAGCGGTTCAGCCCGACGTCGCCGACGCTCGAGGAAACCGAGGTCGACGGTACCACGGCCTACCGTCGCGACGGCCGAATTCAAACCATTTTCTGGACGTGTGACGACCTGAGCTACGAGGTCTCGAGTCTCACTGACGATACGCCGCTGCTCGAAATTGCGGCGTCGATCGGTTGTTCGTGATTCGTTCGTGAACCGCCTCGGGGTCAAGTGGTTCGAGAGAGCGACGCTCTCTCGTCATCCCGAGAACCTCCGATTCTCGGACGACCCCGAGGCACTCGGCCTGCTCCGCCGGTAGACACCTCTCTTCGACTGCCGTTCAGACAGGAACGCCCCGCTGATCAGTACGGGTTGGGTAGGTGCCGAAGCAACAGCCGATACATAAGCAAGACGTTAGAAATGTGTATTGAACAGAGAGCAGCTATATAGTACGGTAATGGCGTCTCATACGATCTGACCCCGTCCAATAGAAAAGTGATATTAGCGCTTTCGAGCGACGAGTGAGATGCTTTTCACGCCGTACTTCTGGCACGCACTCTGCGCCCGTTCTGAGGTGAACTCGTACTGCGGGTTATCCCGAACTTCGATGAGTTCGAAGCCAGGTGTTTCGATCATCGCCGTGTAGTCGTCGACCTGTTCGGCGCCACCGATACAGGCCGCCCAGAGGTCCGCGTTGGTTTTGATGCTCTCAGACAGTCGTTGCTCGCTGACGATATCCGAGAGTGCTAACCGACCGTCGGGCTTGAGCACGCGGCTCACCTCTTCGAAGACACGATCCTTCTCCGCCGAGAGGTTGATCACGCCGTTCGAGATTGCCGCATCGAACGATCCATCCTCGAACGGAAGGGTCTCAATGTACCCCTGGTGGAACTCGATGTTGTGGAAGCCGGCATCCGCTGCCAGGTTGCGAGCCTTCTCGACCTGCTCGTCGGTCATATCGATACCCGTCACCGTGCCGGTCTCAGTGACATGTACTCCCGCGACGAAGGTGTCCATTCCCGACCCGCTACCGAGGTCGAGCACTGCCTCGCCCGGCTCGAGCTCGGCCAGATCGAAGTGGTAGCCGACGCCCGCGAACGAGTCGATCGACGCGTCGGGAACGTACTCGAGATCGTCGGGGTCGTAGCCAAGACGGTCGACGAGGTTGCGACCCGTCTCGAAGTGGAACGCCGCGTCAACGGACTCGGCGACGTCCCGATACATCGACTTGACCTCACGTTCGAGTTTGTCCGTGTCGAGCGATTTGCTCATCGGTGGTCACCGGTTAGTCGTCGCCCACCACCTCGGCGGGCGCGTTGATGCTCATATCGACGTCCTGGGCGAAAGAGACGAACGTGTAGACGGGTGCCCGCCGCGCCCATTCGTCGATCAGGTCCTGATCGAGACCCTCGCCGTCGATCTCGACCTCGGCAGAGAGGTTCTCGAAGACCGAGTCGGCCTCTTTGAGTTCCTCGAGACTGAAGAGAACTGCTGGATCGAAATCGGTCCGGACGTGCGTCTGAAGGTGGTCGATATCGACGCCGTTCGCGGCGGCGTTGATGCTGATGCCGACGTTGATACAGGCAGCCAGCGCCGACAGCGCTGCTTCGACCGGTTCGAGCCGATCGGTCCCGCCGACCCACCCACCGGCGTCCAATACTTCCTTCCAGGCACCGTAGGGAATCGTGTATTCGCGCGTTTCACGAGTAATCGTCTCACCCCCGAGCTCGTAGCTATCGACTTTCGCCAGACTGTGCGCGGCCGTCCCCTCGTAGGTCGCGGACGCCCCGAGGCCGAACTGGACGGCTTCGGGGTTCTCCGCTGCGTGTGCGGCGAACCCCTCGAGTGTTTCGAGGTCGATACCGTGCAATAGTTGTCGTTCGTCAGCCATCGTTTGTGTCTCCCCCGGTTAGAGCGTTTTTTGTGTCTCCAGCCGGCGAGAGTGATTACGAACCCTGGCGTATAGTAGCTATATCGTGAAAAATAGTCGATTCCTGCCGTTCACGCACCCACTGCAAAAGAACCACCGACTGCAATCCGACCCTCGTCGAGTCCGATCACAGTAAAGTAGCAGTTCGCCTCGTAATCCTGCGGAAAGTGAGTGGCACGTAATCGGTCGGATTGCGTCGCTGGAAGCCTTACCCGACGCTCGTTTGCGGTTCGACGCGGCGTGCATCGGACCTGTAGGTTTCGTAGGCGGACGCCGCCCACTCGCGGACCGCCGGCGCGTCGGTGTCGATCAGTGCGTGTACCGTTCCACTATCCTGCTCGTAGCAACTGATCGTAACGCGTTCGTCGAGCAGACCGATCCCGTATGGAGGGAGGTCATCGTGCTCTAGAACCGTGAAATTGTCCCGTTGCATCATCGCCGAACTGCGATCCGGGTACGTCGAAATGAAATACTCGTGACACTCCGGCCGGTCGATCAACGTCACGTCTACGCCCTCGTCGATCAGTCGGTGGAGCACGTCGAAACACGGATCCATCAGCGCGACTTCCGGGCGAAGAGACCGTACGGTGGTCGTCTCCCGGAGAAGCGACTCGAATCGTCCCACCGGACGATACGGAGCGTCGGGTTCGGCAACGGTTACGGTCAGTTCCGACCACGTCTTGAACGGAAACTCGCCGATAGCGTCGGGGAGCCAGTGCCAGACGTGACGCAACGTTCGCTCGGTTTCGACCCGTTCGATCAAGTCCTCCATCCCGGACGCGATAGCTTCTCCCAGTCGTGTCGCGACGTACTGGTACTCGTCTTTGCGGATCCAGAGCCGGTCGTCGAATTCGTCCAGCGTCCGGCGCATCGTGGACGACGAAACCCCGGCCAACTCGCAGAGTTCGGAGCGGCTCCGGGGGCGCTCCGTCAGTGCGACGAGCGTCGGGACACGATGTTCGGACCGCGCGAGATACGCTATGTCGACGACCGGCGAGTCTCTAGTATACTGTTTCACGTTAACATCCCCCAATGATGGAGGTACGCTACGGAACGTGAAAACGATTGGGTCCTCTCACACGACGCTTGATAGTATAGTAACAACTGCGACTATTTACACACTGATCGCACAGTCCGCGGTTCTCGCTCGCCGTTCGCATCCCCGCGGTTCTCGCTCACTCCGTTCGCTCCGAACCGCGCTCGCTCCGAACCGCGCTACTGTCGCGCGATCAGGTGTGCAGTGACTTGCAGCGGCTACTATAGGTTCGCCGAGGTCCCTTCTGAATTCCGATAAGCGCGGCGCAGTCGCGGAAACACGCCATCACTCGCTCGTCGATATCTCTCGAGACGGGACTAACGGGATCGGTATCGGTAAGGCGGGCCCCCTCCACAGACCGACCATGAACGTCACTATCACGCCCTCGAGCGTCCGCGGGACGGCGCGAGCACCGCCCTCGAAGAGTTACACGCACCGGGCGATCCTCGCGGCGGGCTACGCCGACGGGGCGACCGTCCGCGACGCGCTCTGGAGCGCGGACACGCAGGCGACCGCCCGCGCGGTCGAACTCTTCGGCGGCGACGTCGACCGGTGCGATGACGGCTCCCTCGAGATCGACGGCTTCGACGGCCGACCCGAGGTCCCGGCGGACGTCATCGACTGCGCGAACAGCGGGACGACGATGCGACTCGTCACCGCCGCGGCCGCACTCGCGGACGGTACCGCGGTGCTGACGGGCGACGAGTCCCTGCGCTCGCGCCCTCAGGGGCCGCTGCTCGAGGCACTGACCGATCTCGGCGTTCGAGCCGACAGCACCCGCGGGAACGGGCAGGCCCCGCTGGTCGTCACCGGCCCGCTCGCTGGCGGCGAGCTATCGATCCCCGGCGACGTCTCCTCGCAGTACATCACCGCCTTGCTGCTGGCCGGTGCAGTCACCGACGAGGGGATTTCGATCGAACTCGAGACCGAACTCAAATCCGCGCCGTACGTCGACATCACGCTCGAGGTGCTCGACGACTTCGGCGTCGAGGCGCGGAAGACGGACGCCGGGTTCGCGGTCGACGGCCGGCAGTCCTACCGTCCCGCGGGTGGCGACTACGCTGTGCCCGGCGACTTCTCGTCGATCTCGTACCCGCTGGCGGCGGGTGCGATCGCCGGCACCGAGGGCGAGGGCGTCCGCATCGAGGGCGCTCATCCGAGTGCGCAGGGCGATACCGCGATCGTCGACATCGTCGAGCGGATGGGTGCCGACGTGGACTGGGACCGCGACGCGGGGACGATCGATGTTTCGACGGCCGCGCTCTCGGGGATCGAAGTCGACGTCGAGGACACGCCCGATCTGCTCCCGACGATCGCCACCCTCGGTGCGGTCGCGGAGGGCGACACGCACATCGCGAACGCGGAGCACGTCCGGTACAAGGAGACCGACCGCGTGAGCGCGATGGCCGAAGAGTTGGGCAAAATGGGCGTCGAAACGACCGAGGAACGGGACTCGCTGACGGTCCACGGCGGCGACTCGAGCCTCTCGGGAGCGACCGTCTCCGGACGCGACGACCACCGGATCATCATGGCGCTCGCGCTCGCGGGACTGGTCGCCGACGGCGAGACCACCATCGAAGGGGCCGACCACGTCGACGTCTCGTTCCCGGGTTTCTTCGGGATGCTCGAGGAGTTAGGGGTCGGACTCGAGCGACTGGAGTAAGCTCTCGGAAGCGCCGTCACCGCCTGCTCGTCGGCCACGCCGGTTGCCCTCCGACAGAGATAGTTTTTTAACCCCTCGAAAAATGATTATATACAATGGCAAGCAATACGCCGGTAATCGTTAGCGCTGTTAGGACGGCACAGGGGAGAGAAGACGGTGCGCTCGCGGACGTCCGGAGCGAAGATCTCTCGATTCCGCTAGTCGACGAGATGCTCGCCGAGACGGGCGTCGACGGCGAGGATGTCGACGACCTGATGTGGGGCTGTGCCCAGCAGCGAGCCGAACAGCGGACGAACATCGCGCGACAGATCGCGCTCTTCTCGGAACTCGGCGAAGGGGTTCCGGCGACGACCGTCGACCGGCAGTGTGCCTCCTCGGCGCAGGCGATCATCAGCGCCGCGGACTCGATCGCCGCGGGACGCCATCACGCGGTCATCGCCGGCGGCGTCGAGAGCATGAGCCGCGTCAAAATGGGGGCCGCCGACAGCGGCGAGATGTACCCCGGACTCGACGAGGAGTACGGCATGCGGAACCTCCAGATGGGGATGACGGCCGAGAAGGTCGCCGAGCAGCACGATATCTCCCGGGCGGAACAGGACGAGTACGGCGCACGGAGCCAGCAGCGCGCGGTCGAGGCCACCGAGGAGGGGAAGTTCGACGACGAGATCGTCCCCATCGAGACCGACGAGGGGGTCCACGACGAGGACGAGGGCCTGCGTCCCGGAACGACTACCGAAACGCTCGCCGAACTGCCGACCGTATTCAAGGAAGACGGCACCGTCACGCCCGGTAACGCCTCCCAGATCGCCGACGGCGCGGCCGGTGTCCTGCTGACCAGCCGAGAATTCGCCGATGAGAACGACCTCGAGGTCCTCGCCGAGGTCGGGACCAGCTACGTCGCGGGCGTCGATCCGACCGTCATGGGCGTCGGCCCGGTCCCCGCCACCGAGGGCCTGCTCGAGCGAGCGGACCGCGAGATCGACGACTATGGCCTCGTCGAGATCAACGAAGCGTTCGCCAGTCAGACGCTGTACTCCCAGCGCGAACTCGGGATTCCGGACGATCAGCTCAACGTCAACGGCGGCGCGATCGCGATCGGGCACCCGCTGGGGTGTTCCGGCGCGCGCCTGCCGGTGACGCTCGTCCACGAGATGAACCGCCGCGGGGTCGACCGCGGGATCGCGACCGAGTGCGTCGGATTCGGACAGGGAGCGGCGATCGAGTTCGAACTGCCCTGAGACGCTCACCCTGAGTTTTTTTGGTCGCTTCGCGAACGAAGGCGGTGAGAACTGCGAGCGACAAGCGAAACGAAACGTAGCCGCGGTGGTGTGCGGCGACTCCGTTCGAACTGCCCGGAGCGGGTCACTCGTGTAGTTCTCGGATTCGGTTTTCGAGACGCTCCAGGACGCTGAAAAGGACCCCGAGGTGATGGGCTAACTCGAGCGACGAGGATTCGACAGGTGACGACGCGTCCGGGGGAGGATGGTAATGCTCCCGAGGGGCGGTCGGTTTCGGATGTCGATCCCATCGGCACTGCCAGGTTCGGTCTTCGTGCGTCTCGAGATACTGAATCGTATAGTCTCCGCCGACGAACCAGCGTACGTCGAAGCGACTTTCACTCACGGCTGCTGGATACCGCGTCTCGTCGAGCCGGAGTTCGAGGACCCTCGGGGAGAGTGAATCGGGTCGAAACTCCCAGTTCGAAACGAGCGAATGCGTGGCTGTCCGCTGTGCGAGTACCTCGAGCGTCGGGACATCGAGTGGACCGCTCGGTCCCTCTTCTCGTTCGGCCACGTTTCAAACCTTCACCTGACCGTCAGAGGACGACTCCGCTCGCTGGACGGCCCGTTTCAGGAGTGTGATGTCCCGTCGGGTCGTCCGCCACTCCGTGAGGTCCTCCCAGCGGTCGTGGAGGGTCTCGTGATCCTCGATCGAGTCGTCTGCGACGACGGCATCCGGATCGGGGACGCCGTATTTCTCCTGGAGTTTCCGATCCGCTTCGATGAGGTCCTCGAGGCGAGCGCGAAGGTCGCTCGCGCTGTGGTCGCGTGCGAGCGTCTCGATGCGTTTCCACCGAAAGTACGATGGATTCCGCTGGTACAGTGCCGGCCGCTCGTTCGATCGGTCCGCGATTCCCATCTCGGCGAGTTGCTCGAGCGCTCGACGAGCACCGTTTTCGGAACAGTCTGCCCATGCTGCGAACTGCTGTGCAGACACGGGTTCGGTGGTTCCGACGAGGACGTCGTAGACTCGCTGAAACGTCGTCCGATCCGTCTTCCACCCTTCCGTCGGCGGCTCCGCGGGCGCTGGACGATCCGTCATTGTCTCGACTTCGAGCGACTAACTCATATATCTTCTCTCGAGAATAGATATGCGCGCTACTGCCCGGTATACCGAAAATAGATAGGTGAAACTGTCTCTCCGAGAACGTTCTCGAGAACGGGGGAGCGCTCGAAGAGCGTCTGCCCGTCGAGCGTTTCCAAAGCGAAACACGGGTAACATCTCCCCTCCCCGGCGTGAACGCCGGGGAGGATGTCATGAGACGTCGTACGTCGTCTCGAGATACGTAACGAGTTCGTCGACCATCGACGGGTCGTACGTCCAGAAGCCGTAGAATTCGCCGTCTCGTCGTTCCTCGGCGAGTAACGCACAGGATTCCATCTCGGTGTCACCGCCATCGAACGCCACGAACCAGAACTCGCCGAGCTCGCTGCCCGGTTTGGACACGACCGTCATGCCGTCGAGCGCCGCTCTGTTCCACGCGTCGTTGAGGAAGACTGCCACCGCGAGCGAGCCGTGGCTCCCCAGTCGTTCGTAGACCGCAGTCTGTGCGGCGAGCGCCGCCGCTCGCTGGAACCCCGTATACAGCCGGCCGGAACCGACGCGCCACGCCCGCTCTTCGATTTCGCGAGCTGTGGCCACCATCTGACGGCGATCGTAGGTGGTAAACAGCGTGTTCTCGAGGAAATCGAACAGTTCCGCTCGGTCGTAATCGGCGTCGGCGAGTTCCCAGGGCGGATGGATTTGTGGCGAGAGAATCGCGCGAAACTGGTCGATCCCCAGCGCGCCGCGGAACTCGCCGTCGGCGCTCCGAACGATCACGAACCCCGAATCGTCGAGCGAGCCGAGCGATCGGTGGACCACGTCGACGTTCCGCGTCTCGAACTGGCGTCCGAGTTCCGCGCTGATCGCGTCGTCGTCCGCGTAGACCTCGAGCGTTTTCCGCTGTCGTTCGATCCGCTCGATGAGGGTTCCGAGCGAGTTCATGGCGGTGGATCGGTTACTCCCATGGCGTCGGTGACTGCGGTCGGGATCGCTGCGTCGGTGACGGCGTTCGTCCCGGAGTCGAACGCGATGAACCCCAGTGCGTCGATCCGGGGGAGTATCGCGTGATACAACCGAATTCGGATCGGATTCCGATCGGCCGGCGTCGCGATCGTCGCTCGGTCGCTCGCGTCCTTGGCCGCGAGGACGTCCGCGAGCTCCTCGACCGTCGGCGTCGGGTTGTCGTGAAGATAGATGAGCGCGTAGCGGGCGTGCCGATCCGCGAGCAGACGGAATACGTCATCGACCGGGAGCTCACCGGCCGCTGTGTCGAGGGCGAACGGGTCGGGTTCGAACTCGTCGTTGCCCATTCGGTTATCGTACGAGATCTGTACTGAAATAGCTGTACGGTGATGGGGCGCTCGAGCGAGTTCGATTACGGCCAGTCGACCGTTTCGCCGGAGCCGGCGGCGATAGAGACGGTGCCGCTGTCGACGGGGATACCGCTTTGATTGGAGACGGAGACGGTGACGTCGTACGTGTCCCCGTTGACACCGCCCTGTCGGTTATTCGCCGACGGATAGCTGACTGTCCCGGTCGGTGCCGCATCGTTCGTTTCCGTGGCATCCGACCAGGCGTGTTCGGTGTTGTCGAAACCGACGGTGACCTCCCCGAATTCCTCGCCCGGATCGACTTCGTAATCGACGGTGAACCGATTGTTCGTATGCAGGACGTCGTTCGTGACGGTGAATCCGACGAGCGTCGGATCGCCTTCGTCAGCGAGATCGTCGCCCGGCGGGTTCGAACCGTCGGCGGTCGTCGTGACCACCGTGGAACAATCGGTGACCTCGCCGGAGGCGTCGTAGACCCGAAACCGGAACTCGTAGGTATCGCCGGCAGCGCCACCGTCAGTGCCCCCTCCCGGCGGATACGAGACGGTCTGCTCCGGGCCACTCTCGGTGTACGTCGTCGTGCCGATGTGACCGGCGTCGAGGTTCTCGACCTCGAGCTCCACCCGGTCGAAGTTCGGAAGTCGGCTCACGCGGTAGGAGATCGTAAACGCGGCGTTGGTGTTCCGCGAATCGTCACGAATTTGGTGTTTGAACGCCGGACCAGCGGTGACCGTAACGCGGCGTTCCAGTGAGACGCTCAGCGTCTCGTTCGATGCGACGACGTCGAACGCCAGCGCGTCGCTCCCGGTCGGGCTGTCGGCATCGACGGAGACGAAGACGGACCGAGTCGCTCCGCTCTCGATCGAGAGGGCGGACGGCGAGAGCGTCCCCTGACCGGAGTTCGAGAGCGAAAGCGAGACGTCGATTGTGTCGCTCGTGTTATTCGTCAGGGCGACCATATTCTGGTCGGCCGTACCGGCCCGCACCGACGAAGCGATGTCGAGTCCGAGCAACGCGCTGCCGTCCTCGGTCGCGTTCATCGAGACGGCCCGGCTCGCGCCGAGCTGTGAGAACGCTCCCGTCCCACCGAAAAGCAAGAGTCCGCCGCCGACGAGCGATCCCGTCGCGAGAAACCGGCGTCTCGTACTCCCCCCTCGAGATCGCCGACGGCGTCGTCCCATTAAATACCAGTACGATTGTATGACTCCGATGGTGATGAGTGTGTCGGCGGCCCGGAACTGAAGCGACGCGGAGGAACGATCCGCCGTCGACCCGGTCCGAGCCTTCGATAGTCAGCGAGTTCGATAGTCAGCGAGTTCGATAGTCAGCGATCTCGGACGCCCTGCGTGAATCCTGCACCGCTAAGTGGCCCCGCCACCGAGGACGTGGTAATGAACGGCAACCGCTTCGGTCGCCTCTTTCAGGTGACCACGTTCGGCGAGAGTCACGGAGAGGCGATGGGCTGTACGGTTTCGGGCTGTCCCGCCGGCCTCGAGCTATCGGCGGAGGACATCCAGGCGGACCTCGACCGTCGAAAGCCGGGGCAGTCGATGATCACGACCAGCCGCGGCGAACCCGACGCGGTCTCGATCAAGTCCGGGATTCAGGACGGCTACACGACCGGGACGCCGATCGGACTGGTCATCCAGAATAAGGACGCC is a window encoding:
- a CDS encoding outer membrane lipoprotein carrier protein LolA — encoded protein: MNRRRLLATSAAVALAGCLSDSDDDEPPTGAGLVRDAIETRRHMRSLEARRTVSVDAPDETVERVERIARRPPAKQRIEVLESTDPDVPVGSVTVTNRATTWEYNPSSAVVDKQFHPNKVDTDKTRLVLENLLEEYRLGYEGTETVDGRTAHVVETKPPVDDIGPKVELVVGDTTYVMPVNIIRDLEKLEVVRTVWIDDEYRYPIRERNTMREDGETRHDLTVTYEDLSVDEGLAPGTFTYEPPNGVTVVTDGREPEGVFERRGAAEAHLPYELPEPDVPDAYALDRITVIDREDEYGGTTAMLWYNDPNVVARELYVAVREFQRFSPTSPTLEETEVDGTTAYRRDGRIQTIFWTCDDLSYEVSSLTDDTPLLEIAASIGCS
- a CDS encoding methyltransferase domain-containing protein, which translates into the protein MSKSLDTDKLEREVKSMYRDVAESVDAAFHFETGRNLVDRLGYDPDDLEYVPDASIDSFAGVGYHFDLAELEPGEAVLDLGSGSGMDTFVAGVHVTETGTVTGIDMTDEQVEKARNLAADAGFHNIEFHQGYIETLPFEDGSFDAAISNGVINLSAEKDRVFEEVSRVLKPDGRLALSDIVSEQRLSESIKTNADLWAACIGGAEQVDDYTAMIETPGFELIEVRDNPQYEFTSERAQSACQKYGVKSISLVARKR
- a CDS encoding OsmC family protein → MADERQLLHGIDLETLEGFAAHAAENPEAVQFGLGASATYEGTAAHSLAKVDSYELGGETITRETREYTIPYGAWKEVLDAGGWVGGTDRLEPVEAALSALAACINVGISINAAANGVDIDHLQTHVRTDFDPAVLFSLEELKEADSVFENLSAEVEIDGEGLDQDLIDEWARRAPVYTFVSFAQDVDMSINAPAEVVGDD
- a CDS encoding winged helix-turn-helix domain-containing protein, with translation MKQYTRDSPVVDIAYLARSEHRVPTLVALTERPRSRSELCELAGVSSSTMRRTLDEFDDRLWIRKDEYQYVATRLGEAIASGMEDLIERVETERTLRHVWHWLPDAIGEFPFKTWSELTVTVAEPDAPYRPVGRFESLLRETTTVRSLRPEVALMDPCFDVLHRLIDEGVDVTLIDRPECHEYFISTYPDRSSAMMQRDNFTVLEHDDLPPYGIGLLDERVTISCYEQDSGTVHALIDTDAPAVREWAASAYETYRSDARRVEPQTSVG
- the aroA gene encoding 3-phosphoshikimate 1-carboxyvinyltransferase, with amino-acid sequence MNVTITPSSVRGTARAPPSKSYTHRAILAAGYADGATVRDALWSADTQATARAVELFGGDVDRCDDGSLEIDGFDGRPEVPADVIDCANSGTTMRLVTAAAALADGTAVLTGDESLRSRPQGPLLEALTDLGVRADSTRGNGQAPLVVTGPLAGGELSIPGDVSSQYITALLLAGAVTDEGISIELETELKSAPYVDITLEVLDDFGVEARKTDAGFAVDGRQSYRPAGGDYAVPGDFSSISYPLAAGAIAGTEGEGVRIEGAHPSAQGDTAIVDIVERMGADVDWDRDAGTIDVSTAALSGIEVDVEDTPDLLPTIATLGAVAEGDTHIANAEHVRYKETDRVSAMAEELGKMGVETTEERDSLTVHGGDSSLSGATVSGRDDHRIIMALALAGLVADGETTIEGADHVDVSFPGFFGMLEELGVGLERLE
- a CDS encoding thiolase family protein, translated to MASNTPVIVSAVRTAQGREDGALADVRSEDLSIPLVDEMLAETGVDGEDVDDLMWGCAQQRAEQRTNIARQIALFSELGEGVPATTVDRQCASSAQAIISAADSIAAGRHHAVIAGGVESMSRVKMGAADSGEMYPGLDEEYGMRNLQMGMTAEKVAEQHDISRAEQDEYGARSQQRAVEATEEGKFDDEIVPIETDEGVHDEDEGLRPGTTTETLAELPTVFKEDGTVTPGNASQIADGAAGVLLTSREFADENDLEVLAEVGTSYVAGVDPTVMGVGPVPATEGLLERADREIDDYGLVEINEAFASQTLYSQRELGIPDDQLNVNGGAIAIGHPLGCSGARLPVTLVHEMNRRGVDRGIATECVGFGQGAAIEFELP
- a CDS encoding DICT sensory domain-containing protein is translated as MNSLGTLIERIERQRKTLEVYADDDAISAELGRQFETRNVDVVHRSLGSLDDSGFVIVRSADGEFRGALGIDQFRAILSPQIHPPWELADADYDRAELFDFLENTLFTTYDRRQMVATAREIEERAWRVGSGRLYTGFQRAAALAAQTAVYERLGSHGSLAVAVFLNDAWNRAALDGMTVVSKPGSELGEFWFVAFDGGDTEMESCALLAEERRDGEFYGFWTYDPSMVDELVTYLETTYDVS